A stretch of bacterium DNA encodes these proteins:
- a CDS encoding phosphoenolpyruvate carboxykinase (ATP) has translation MDGELQKQLDGVLDRHPEVKVNPDRRTMIAEVVARREAMVAACGCLATWTPPESTGRSPQDTVIVRRSESERNIDWDAPNNLPIAPDTFDMVIADALAVLAKKPRLYVADRSLGADPSHALPVRVVSDRALTVLFADNMFRPVPADIGKSCFASRPYTLIVLPYEKLDPARYSGRLRKMPKTAKTSDMVIAMDMDRRIGVVYGSAYCGSVKKHMFTVMNYLLPLDGILSLHCSANEGKNGDVALLLGLSGTGKTTLSADPRRALLGDDEHSWGDSGVANFENGCYAKLINLSPVKEPDIYKACFHEAPYLEHGAIVENAMTYPDGRFDLDDERLTPNSRGSYPLTFLSNIKTPPVAGHPKTILFLTADANGVLPPVARLSRNQAMLWFLMGYTSKLAGTETGIVDPKSTFSRFFGAPFMPLNPGVYARMLGEKLDKHGTKVYLVNTGWSGGAYGVGKRMDISLTREIVESALNGSLASVECFTDPIFHLDIPKSCPGVPDPAVLNPRNTWQDKAAYDVRAKKLAAEFCSQFDKAYGGKGIEAEVVRQCPGK, from the coding sequence GTGCGGCTGTCTTGCGACCTGGACCCCGCCCGAATCGACCGGGCGCAGCCCGCAGGACACCGTCATCGTGCGCCGGTCTGAGTCTGAGAGGAACATCGACTGGGACGCGCCGAACAACCTGCCTATTGCCCCGGACACGTTCGACATGGTCATAGCGGACGCGCTGGCCGTGCTCGCGAAGAAGCCGCGGCTGTACGTTGCGGACAGGTCGCTCGGGGCCGACCCGAGCCACGCGCTGCCGGTCAGGGTCGTTTCCGACCGGGCGCTGACGGTCCTCTTCGCTGACAACATGTTCCGGCCGGTGCCGGCCGACATCGGCAAGTCGTGCTTTGCCTCACGCCCCTACACGCTCATCGTGCTCCCATACGAAAAGCTCGACCCGGCCCGCTACAGCGGTCGGCTGCGGAAGATGCCGAAGACCGCTAAGACGTCAGACATGGTCATCGCGATGGACATGGACCGGCGCATCGGAGTTGTCTACGGTTCGGCCTACTGCGGCAGCGTCAAGAAGCACATGTTCACCGTGATGAACTACCTGCTGCCGCTCGACGGTATCCTGTCGCTCCACTGCTCGGCCAATGAAGGGAAGAACGGTGACGTGGCCCTGCTGCTCGGGCTGTCCGGCACGGGGAAGACCACGCTCTCGGCCGACCCGCGCCGTGCCCTGCTCGGCGACGATGAGCACTCATGGGGCGATTCGGGTGTTGCCAACTTCGAGAACGGCTGCTATGCCAAGCTCATTAACCTGAGCCCGGTCAAGGAGCCGGATATCTACAAGGCCTGCTTCCACGAAGCGCCTTACCTTGAGCACGGGGCGATTGTCGAGAACGCGATGACCTACCCGGACGGAAGGTTCGACCTCGACGATGAGCGTCTTACGCCAAACTCACGCGGCTCGTATCCGCTGACATTCCTCTCCAACATCAAGACACCGCCGGTCGCAGGGCACCCAAAGACGATTCTCTTCCTGACCGCGGACGCGAACGGCGTGCTGCCGCCGGTTGCGCGCCTGAGTCGCAACCAGGCCATGCTCTGGTTCCTGATGGGCTACACCTCCAAGCTTGCCGGCACTGAGACCGGCATCGTTGACCCGAAGAGCACGTTCTCGCGCTTCTTCGGCGCACCGTTCATGCCCTTGAACCCGGGTGTGTACGCCCGGATGCTCGGTGAGAAGCTGGACAAGCACGGCACCAAGGTGTACCTCGTCAACACCGGCTGGAGCGGCGGAGCGTACGGCGTGGGAAAACGGATGGATATCAGCCTGACTCGGGAAATCGTCGAGTCGGCGCTCAACGGTTCACTTGCCAGTGTCGAGTGCTTCACCGACCCCATTTTTCACCTCGACATTCCGAAGAGCTGCCCGGGCGTGCCCGACCCGGCCGTGCTCAACCCGCGCAACACCTGGCAGGACAAAGCCGCCTACGACGTGCGAGCGAAGAAGCTCGCGGCAGAGTTCTGTTCCCAGTTCGATAAAGCGTATGGTGGAAAGGGAATCGAGGCCGAAGTCGTGCGGCAGTGCCCGGGGAAGTAG
- a CDS encoding four helix bundle protein: MKGPIRSYKDLVVWQEAITLVELTYGLARELPASERFGLISQMTRAAVSVQANIAEGHGSRHRAVYLNHLSISKGSLVELETYIILVVKLGFVKPDRTAKIQGKIDDVGRLLSALVRALRVSVDRS; encoded by the coding sequence ATGAAGGGTCCCATTCGGAGCTACAAGGACCTCGTGGTCTGGCAAGAGGCTATCACCTTGGTCGAGCTGACATATGGACTCGCGCGGGAATTGCCTGCAAGTGAGAGGTTCGGACTAATATCCCAGATGACGAGAGCCGCCGTATCGGTGCAGGCTAACATTGCCGAAGGCCATGGTTCCCGACACCGGGCCGTCTATCTGAATCACCTGTCCATCAGCAAGGGTTCGTTGGTCGAACTAGAGACGTACATTATCCTGGTCGTGAAGCTGGGTTTCGTGAAGCCGGACCGCACCGCAAAGATCCAGGGCAAGATTGATGATGTCGGGAGGCTGTTGAGCGCTCTTGTGCGAGCGCTCCGCGTCTCCGTCGACCGTTCCTGA